From the Takifugu flavidus isolate HTHZ2018 chromosome 12, ASM371156v2, whole genome shotgun sequence genome, one window contains:
- the LOC130534642 gene encoding phosphatidylinositol transfer protein alpha isoform-like, translated as MLIKEYRIVLPISVEEYQVGQLYAVAEASKNETGGGEGVEVIVNEPYEKDGEKGQYTHKIYHLHNKVPAMIRMLAPKNSLIVHEKAWNAYPYCRTVLSNEYMKEFNLTIETWHKNDMGEEENVHGQDASARASTEIVHINIADNKAIKSNDYKEEHDPSKFKSEKTGRGPLGPDWKTELANDPSCPHMCAYKLVTVKFPWRGLGGAVESKIHTVEKRLFTHFHRQVFCWMDKWIDLTMEDIRNMEEQTKEELNKMRKEGEVKGMGIGE; from the exons TACCAAGTGGGCCAGCTGTACGCTGTAGCAGAGGCCAGCAAGAATGAGACCGGTGGAGGTGAAGGCGTGGAGGTTATCGTCAATGAGCCATAcgagaaagatggagagaagggGCAGTACACCCACAAGATATACCACCTTCATAA TAAAGTGCCCGCTATGATTCGCATGCTGGCACCAAAGAACTCCCTCATTGTCCATGAAAAGGCCTGGAACGCCTATCCTTACTGTAGAACCG TCCTTTCG AATGAGTACATGAAAGAGTTCAATCTCACCATTGAGACGTGGCATAAGAACGacatgggggaggaggagaac GTGCACGGACAGGACGCGTCTGCACGTGCCTCTACTGAAATAGTCCACATCAACATCGCTGACAATAAAGCCATCAAATCAAAT GATTACAAAGAAGAACACGATCCATCAAAGTTCAAGTCGGAGAAGACCGGCAGAGGACCTCTGGGACCCGATTGGAAG ACGGAACTGGCAAATGACCCCAGCTGTCCACATATGTGCGCCTATAAACTAGTCACGGTCAAATTTCCCTGGAGGGGATTGGGGGGTGCTGTTGAATCTAAGATTCACACG GTGGAGAAACGGTTGTTTACCCACTTCCACAGACAGGTGTTCTGCTGGATGGACAAGTGGATTGATCTGACAATGGAGGACATTAGGAATATGGAGGAGCAGACGAAGGAGGAGCTGAATAAG ATGAGGAAAGAAGGTGAGGTTAAAGGCATGGGAATCGGGGAATAA